ATGATAAATCTATAACTACTTCATGGTATGGATTGCATGATTATAATTCATTCTAGTTTTCGAGTTCAGTATCAAACATCTTCCAAACTTGAAGCTACACCTTTCTTACTTCATGAGAGaatttgttttgaaaattattttGCATTCTAACCACAAAAATTGTACTCACCGAATAAAAGCTGAATAGTTAGCATACACACTTTTACGCATTTCCTCGGCAGATGCCTTCTTTAGTTCAACAAGATAAATACACAAGTTCTTTACTTCCTGCATCACCATCAACACATAAAACCGtaagaaaaaaagaacttATGTACTGTTCTGTTCTGGAGGCAATGCAATTCAATTCTCATATAGCATTACTTTTCTTTCATTGAAGACTTCTCAAACACATCATCATAGAGCCATATTTGGTTTGCTTTATCAATGAAATTCTAGCAAACTTACAATTTAGCTCCCAACCAGGAAGTAATTATTTTTCGAAATCTTTGTCAAATTTATGATTAAGCGAAGAATCTCTAGCAATATCAATTAAATTATATGCGGAGCAATTTTCGAAATTTATGATTAACAATATCAAAACCCTAATGATATTCGGAGCTCAAATTATATCAAAATCAAGGGGTGAACGGTAACACTTAATATTAATATACCTTCTCAGTCATGGCGTGGCATTTGGAAGTGACAAAGTTATCTGGTTCGAACTGAGATTTCTTGAAGACCTTGAGCCTATCGCTGAGTGGTAGATGTGCTTCAAACTCCAAAGAATTTCCTAGACCCGACGAACCAAGTGATCCATGTGAAATTTCAATCTTTGGCTCCATTGTTATTTAGTTTTCAGCGTTTAGTTGTGCTCAGCAGTTCACTTTCAATCGATTCGGAAAGCCTTGCCCGTGAACCAAATTGTTTCAGCGTGATTCTATTTTGATCAGAGAGAatcagagaaagagagaacatTGAACTAAGAAGATAGGAGCCATTACAAACACGTCGGACTCGGTTGATTTGTTAATATTACATCTATATATGGTAATCGTCCACTCAAATATCAATCTATCTGCATAGCCATTGGATCATCGATTATTTACCACAACTTCTGGTCAAATATATATGGGTACACCACATGGTATACATACCATGTTACACGTGGTGTGATAGGTATACATAAtaattactatatatatatatataatggtgTGTTGTGTGCATATACAACATCACACGACATTGAGTCCAAgtttttataaaatttcaaacTATAGTGTACGTATACGAGAGAGTGAGCTTTTGAACTTATTGATGATGACATTTGTTTTGGCTTATGGACTCTATATACGTTATTGCAGGTTAATTAAGAGAAAGCATACGTATATAAACAGTCATGTACAACAACGAGACGGCAAGTGGTTTAGTGGTTACACTGATGTAGAACTCTCACGTTTTGCGTTCAAATGATGGCTCCAAGTTGGCTATGGAGGCTCCTTTAAGATACAATTGATCAATCCTAAAAGAGGATGTCAAAATAATGAAACATCCTGTTCCTGTGTACATTTTTTCCTCCTTCCCACTTATTTCTATACGTTCTAGCTAGATGAAAATCCATGTAGCATTACAATATACTATTGagcattaaaaaaaacaaaaggcaaTGAACCAAAATCAGCACCCCATGACTTTGTTAGGTTGCAGCACAGGTTTCTCAGCCACAGAGCCATCATTTCCAGCCAGAGCTCTATACTTGTCTTTCCTCGTAAAACTGGTGATATCATACGAAAGACTTGCAGCAATAACCCTCTGTATATAATTCGCCACCTCATGGCTCGACTTGCCCTCCCCGCAAGTTAACTCAGCGGGCAGCTTGTTCAAAAATGTGACCTCATATTCTGGCCTAGGGTTCATGAAGAAGTAAAAAGGGTCCATCCCTTTCCACCCACGCGCCGTTGTCCCATGGAACATGCTCATCTTGTTTACCATTGCCACCGGAACAAGCTCGTCGGTTAACTCAGCAAAAAGCGCGGAGAACCTCAATAGAAATGGTTCGCGGCAGGTGGTTCCCTCAGGGCAGATTGCAAGGTCACCTTCTTCTAGTAGCTTTTTGATCATGGCTGCGTCTTTGGCGCGGTCCCGGTTGAGGCGGACGGTCTTGATGGGTGAGATGAACTCCGAGAGGCGAGAGACTGAGTAGGTTACGGCAGGGATGGGGCGTCCGAGGGCGGTGGAGAGGAAGATAGGGTCGAGGAGGGTGCGGTGGGAGCAAATGAAGAGGACGCCGGATTGGCCGGTTGATTTTTTGGCGGGAGGGGGTGGGGTGCCCTTGATGGTCACACGGACGCCGAGGGCCCAAAAGGCGTAGTAGACGACTGGCATGGGGAGGAGGGAACCGGCAGCGATTCGGAGGCAGGCGAGGAAGAAGCCGATTGGGATCCAGAGGATGGTGAGTAGGGCCATAAGGGGTGTTGGCTTTTGTACTAGGCGGCCATCGTGGAAGACTATGGGCTTAGGAAGCTTTTCTCTGGTCACTGCTTCCACTTTAGGGTTGGCCGGAACCATGTAACCCTCCTGcgattcatgcatgcatgatcgTGTAGGAACTTattaggatgatgatgatgatagctAATTAAAAGTTAGAAATACTATGGTTGGTAAGATTTGTAATTTCAATGTACTGTAACTGTAAAAACCAACaattttttctcatttcatcGTTTACGATTTGAGCTCTTAGCTTAGCTAGTTGGAGAACAATATTGTACCATTCATTGCAATCCCAACTTATAATACGCTAATACGCTATATGGTAATTATCAGTTGTATAATATTTGACCTATATCAGAAGTTCAAAGCATATAATATATGACGAACCTTGCAAAGTGCCATGAAAGGAATATCAGTGTGCCTGTCTCCAAGACCAATCTCTGGCTGTACATCCCCAAAAGCCTTCTTAAGAGCATCAGCCTTGTTCTCTGCTACAAGCACACCAGGTGGAGAAACAAAGCCAGTCGCTTTACCTTTGTAGGTTGCAATTTCGGTCCCCAAAACCTTATCGAATCCTAAGAAATCTTTACAAAATGCTTCCACCATAATCCTAGGGTTGGCAGTAAGAATACACCTCTGTCACAGGCAGAGAGCACACGCCACGACTCGGGGTGAATGTCACTCGAGTAAAACTTAGGCAACACGGCACGCGCCACCGACTCGATCTCAGACACCCTCACACCGGCAAACGTTGCGAAGATGAGGACTTGGATTCCGGCCGACTCGGACACGAAGTAATAGAGGAGTCCAGCTACTGGGGAGACCAAGAGCAAGAATAGGAGACGTAAAATCCCACCGACCTCAAAAGCAATGAGAGCAAAGTAAGGAAAAGAGCTGCGACCTCTTAACAAGGTCCCGTCCAGGTCCGCAACCACCGTGTGGTTCTGTCGGCCGTTCGATGAGCATTTGTCGACGGTTGGGAAGGTGGTTATAGCCATATTGTGGCCTTGAATTTTGGAATAGTACTGGCTAGCtaatttttttgaaagaaaagCCAATGCATGACAAGTATATATAGGAGCAGAAAGAGATGGTTTCTGGAACATCAGATTAATGCCCAGCAGCCCAGTGTATGTTCAAAAAGATCGAGACGAAGGAAGATTTGGTTAATCAGAACAATGTACGACATATCCAAAAGGGCTTACATGCAGACAGCTTAGATATTGGTATACTCGAGGGTAGGTCACCCTTGTTTTTGGAGTAGAAGAGTATAGATGGAATATCAAGGTGCGAAATATGGTACTGTCTTCATTTGTTTTCATCGCCCATTTCTTGTTTCAGTTACGTTGTTTGGTTGAATATTCTCAACTCGTAATAGTTCAAGTAGATTGGATGAGTATAGTCTGATTTTCCAACTCCTTCACGTTTTTCATACGTACAGATCATGATTACTATCATCACGACACCACAAGCCTTCCCTCGTTTGAATTATGGTTAACATTTTGAAGTGtccttttcaaatttttttgttggccaAAGTGTGTCTTTCTAAAGGTTTATGATCCACGACATAAATGGTTCGAAGTGGCCAGCAATGTCGTCAATAACAATGATTTCTTGTTATCATAAATGGGAGAAGATAGTATGCAAGCTAAGGGGAAAATGTTTCTAGACAATCCCAAGTCCTAGCAAGTGACTGGTCCAAAGCTCATCATATTCATGCTCAATCTGCATAACTACACGATTTAGAAGGTTGTGTTTTATTGTCAAAGATAAGACTAGGCCATTCTGAGTGATTCCTCTTGATCTCTTAAGCTTGTGCCTAATATATCGGTCATTTGGCGTACATTGGACCTTAAAATTTTACAATCCTCTACCTCTTGATACCTAATTATATCATGATTCAAAGTTCAATCTCATCAGAGTGTCAATTTTCTATTATCCTTTTGGCATACGGTGGCTGACAAATTAGCGAACTTAGGTCGTACTTCTCAAAGACGTATTTTTAATTTGGTTGTTCtttttctcaatttttatttatccAGCGTTCTATTTGGATAAATTACAATAAAGAGTCTGTATATTGTTCATTTTGTGATTTCTCTTcccgtttttctttttcaatcaaaaagaaaaaagaatcatAGTATGTAAGTCTAGAACAAGAAATAAGATCGATCTCAAATACTTGACTTAACTTCAAAAATCTTGCAACTGTCACAAAAATCAATGAGTGTCAACCTCTCTAGTCGTCAGTTTAAGTATTAACCTCTACATATAGAAGTTGATTATTACATCATTAAAGAATAGACTAGTAactgaaagaagaagaaaatagttgGAATAAAAAAGGAAGTAGAGAGAATGAAATTAATGTTGACcataatattaattttcattAACATCCTATAATAATCTTACCTAGAACCTTTCCTTTAACGTGACTCACCTGATACCTCCCTACGACGTCGTTTGACCTCTCTTCTACCCAACCAACTTAAAGCGCGAGCGAAATGCTCGCCTGCAATGGACCGACCTGTAATCTAATACTTGATTACTTTCAAACCAAAGACTACAGTCCAAATCAAAGCTCTTCCCTTTTGTTCTTTTCCGACTTGAACCCTCTAATCTCTATCACTCTCTGAGCTCAATCCCACTGATCGTAAAAAGGTGATATTTCGAGGGGCATTTCGGGAACAATGAAGCGGCGAAAGCTCGACCCACCAGTGCTCTCTCACACTCGGCTGAGACTGCTTCAAATTCTGATGGCCACGCTGTTGGTTTACTTTCTGATCACCAGCTTTGAGACCCGGTGGGACTCCGGCGACGATGACGAGCTGCTCAGCGACACGTCGTTGCCCAGCAGAGCATTTTTACTGGAAAACCAAAACAGCTCGGGTCGGCCCACCGAAGGCCCGCTCCGTGATTCCCGAGGCTCGCCGCGGAAAACGCGGGAGTCGAAGCAAGTCTCGGGTTTGGTCTTCGAGAAGAACACGGCGGCGTTTGAGGGAAATGTGAGCGGAGTTTACGGGCTACGCAAGGCTGCCGTGGAGGCCTGGAGAGCTGGGAAGAGCCTCTGGGCCGACATTGAGTCCGGGAAACTCGTACTGGACAAGAGCTCTGAAAACCGGTCCGGGTCCGACCCATGTCCGCATTCGTTTTCTTTATCCGGGTCCGAGTTTCACGCTCGGAACCGGGTGATGGTGATCCCCTGTGGACTGACGCTGTGGTCGCACATTACGGTGGTGGGCACGCCGCGGTGGGCCCACCACGAAAATGAGCCGAAGATTGCGGTGTTGAAGGAGGGAGCAGAGGCAGTGATGGTGTCTCAGTTCATGATGGAGTTGCAGGGATTGAAAAATGTGGAGGGTGAGGACCCCCCGAGAATATTGCATTTCAATCCGAGATTAAAGGGGGACTGGAGTAACAAGCCGGTGATTGAGCAGAACACGTGTTATCGGATGCAATGGGGGTTGCCGCTCCGGTGTGAGGGCTGGAGATCACGCGCCGATGAAGATACAGGTGAACATTTGTTGTGGTTGTTTATGGTTTTTGGGcacattttttgttttgaactaAACTAGTTTTGGTTGGTAAGGTTTGAAATGTTAGGtacatttgttgttacttgtTAGTCTTGCTGATGgtgtgatttttatttttattttttttggttgagGAAGTTGATGGACAGGTAAAATGTGAGAAGTGGATTCGCGACGACGACGATCACTCGGAAGAGTGGAAGGCGATATGGTGGTTGAACAGGCTGATAGGAAGAACCAAGAAGGTGGCTATAGACTGGCCGTACCCTTTTGCTGAGGGGAGGATGTTTGTTCTCACCGTGAGTGCTGGTTTGGAAGGTTACCATATCAGTGTTGATGGCAGACATGTCACTTCTTTCCCTTATCGCACCGTGAGTACCAGTTTTGTGTCGGTCTGCATTGTGATCAAATGTGGGATATGTTGTGATTGTTGTTTGCGGGATTGACAGGGATTTGTTCTTGAGGATGCGACTGGACTGTTTTTGAATGGAGATGTTGATGTGCACTCCATCTATGCTGCCTCGTTACCTACATCACATCCTAGTTTTGCGCAACAGATGCATCTCGAGATGGTTACTAACTGGAAGGCTCCACCGCTGCCCTATGGGCGTGTGGAGTTGTTCATTGGCATTCTTTCAGCTGGCAACCATTTTGCTGAGAGAATGGCTGTGAGGAAGTCTTGGATGCAGCATAAGTTGGTCAAGTCTTCCCGTGTTGTTGCTCGCTTTTTCGTAGCATTGGTAAGGGTGATTGTGGAACACATGTATTGCTTCGTGATACATTTTTGAAGCATTAGTTATAACTACTTATGTATTAGTTTTACGTCAGACGTCACAGctttttaatttacattttggCAGCATGGTAGAAAGGAAGTTAATGTGGAGCTAATGAAAGAAATAGAGTATTTTGGTGACGTTGTTATAGTTCCTTACATGGATAACTATGATCTTGTAGTACTGAAGACCCTAGCAATTTGTGAATATGGGGTAAGTTTTTAGAACAAAACTTCATTCGGCTATTTATGGTTTCTTACAGGAAATATTTATCTCAATGCATATGGTATTTACAGGTTCGAGCAGTGCCTGCAAAGTATATTATGAAGTGTGATGATGACACCTTTGTCCGGGTAGATGCTGTGCTCAAGGAAGTACAAAAAGCGCGTACATATAGAAGCCTCTATGTAGGAAATTTGAACTACCACCACAAGCCTCTTCGCTTTGGTAAATGGGCAGTGACATATGAGGTATGAATATTTCTGCTCTTGTCCATTCAATTGAAACACAATGTCTATACCTTGAATGTGATGCAAGTTTGTATGCAATGTCTATTAGACTTGTTAGTATGAATCTACACTATCGGCCTCAAGGGTTCAAAAAACCAAGCACCACAACTTTCTCTTGAAAGAATAAATTGGTATTGCTTCTGAGAATGGCCTACCTGATGATACATCCATATGTTTTTATCAAACTCTTTAGCTTTCTCTTTAAGTACTTCACCTGGATATCTTAAATTATCTATCGGCTATTGCAGAGAACATTGTATAAAACTAGTTTTGAAATCAGTATGATAGTCCTACTATTTAGCTCCAGTCATATAGGATTGATATAATTATGTCATGAATGATCCCTCATCTTTATGTTCTTCCTTGGAGAGCTCCAGGAATGGCCAGAAGAAGATTATCCGACCTATGCAAATGGCCCAGGATACGTTGTCTCCTCTGATGTTGCAAAATTCATCTTATCCGAGTTTGAAAAGAACAAGTTGCGAGTATGTTATATAGATTACTCTCTTACTTTCAAGACAGTTGAAGGTCAGCCCTTTGCTTATTTATCTTTGAAAGTAATGTGCAAAACTTGTGCAGTTGTTCAAGATGGAAGATGTGAGCATGGGAATGTGGGTGGAGCAGTTCAACAATTCTAGACCAGTGAAGTATGTGCATAGTTTGAAGTTCTGCCAACATGGGTGCATTGAAAACTATTACACTGCGCATTACCAATCCCCAAGGCAGATGATATGCATGTGGGAAAAACTGCAGCACATCGGCAAACCCCAATGCTGCAATATGAGATGACCATGGTACAATAGacatcttctttttctttatacAGTGAATTGGAGAAAGAATACACAGACAAAACAAGTTTTGCAGTCAATACTAGAGTAGCCATGTAAATATTCATTGGGGGTTAAATTATTTACAACGAAGCTGCCGAGCCCCTCTTCcaaatttcttcaatttgtgCATCTCTTACTCTTCAGTCCATTGTGGGATCATCCTTAACAAAGTTGATTATAAACATCGAGGTTGGTCTTTCTcgttttttctgggtttggaTTCAGTACTTACATCATTGAGACAGATACAGTAAAGCCCTTCTCACAAGAGGAAAGGGGCTGGAGTTTAAGTGAACTGCAAGTTACCAAGGATCTTCTTTAGTACCAGATACACTGGTTAGCTCCTCTAGAATGTTTTGAATAGTTAAGAGCCTTCTATGTTGCATTCCGGAGCATACCATAAAGCGATCGGTGGTAAAGTGCCATCTTTCACAACAGAAAGGGATTCTTCCTATGTGGATTATA
This is a stretch of genomic DNA from Argentina anserina chromosome 4, drPotAnse1.1, whole genome shotgun sequence. It encodes these proteins:
- the LOC126789843 gene encoding LOW QUALITY PROTEIN: glycerol-3-phosphate acyltransferase RAM2-like (The sequence of the model RefSeq protein was modified relative to this genomic sequence to represent the inferred CDS: inserted 1 base in 1 codon), with translation MAITTFPTVDKCSSNGRQNHTVVADLDGTLLRGRSSFPYFALIAFEVGGILRLLFLLLVSPVAGLLYYFVSESAGIQVLIFATFAGVRVSEIESVARAVLPKFYSSDIHPESWRVLSACDRXCILTANPRIMVEAFCKDFLGFDKVLGTEIATYKGKATGFVSPPGVLVAENKADALKKAFGDVQPEIGLGDRHTDIPFMALCKEGYMVPANPKVEAVTREKLPKPIVFHDGRLVQKPTPLMALLTILWIPIGFFLACLRIAAGSLLPMPVVYYAFWALGVRVTIKGTPPPPAKKSTGQSGVLFICSHRTLLDPIFLSTALGRPIPAVTYSVSRLSEFISPIKTVRLNRDRAKDAAMIKKLLEEGDLAICPEGTTCREPFLLRFSALFAELTDELVPVAMVNKMSMFHGTTARGWKGMDPFYFFMNPRPEYEVTFLNKLPAELTCGEGKSSHEVANYIQRVIAASLSYDITSFTRKDKYRALAGNDGSVAEKPVLQPNKVMGC
- the LOC126789841 gene encoding hydroxyproline O-galactosyltransferase GALT6-like isoform X2 yields the protein MKRRKLDPPVLSHTRLRLLQILMATLLVYFLITSFETRWDSGDDDELLSDTSLPSRAFLLENQNSSGRPTEGPLRDSRGSPRKTRESKQVSGLVFEKNTAAFEGNVSGVYGLRKAAVEAWRAGKSLWADIESGKLVLDKSSENRSGSDPCPHSFSLSGSEFHARNRVMVIPCGLTLWSHITVVGTPRWAHHENEPKIAVLKEGAEAVMVSQFMMELQGLKNVEGEDPPRILHFNPRLKGDWSNKPVIEQNTCYRMQWGLPLRCEGWRSRADEDTVDGQVKCEKWIRDDDDHSEEWKAIWWLNRLIGRTKKVAIDWPYPFAEGRMFVLTVSAGLEGYHISVDGRHVTSFPYRTGFVLEDATGLFLNGDVDVHSIYAASLPTSHPSFAQQMHLEMVTNWKAPPLPYGRVELFIGILSAGNHFAERMAVRKSWMQHKLVKSSRVVARFFVALVRAVPAKYIMKCDDDTFVRVDAVLKEVQKARTYRSLYVGNLNYHHKPLRFGKWAVTYEEWPEEDYPTYANGPGYVVSSDVAKFILSEFEKNKLRLFKMEDVSMGMWVEQFNNSRPVKYVHSLKFCQHGCIENYYTAHYQSPRQMICMWEKLQHIGKPQCCNMR
- the LOC126789841 gene encoding hydroxyproline O-galactosyltransferase GALT6-like isoform X1, giving the protein MKRRKLDPPVLSHTRLRLLQILMATLLVYFLITSFETRWDSGDDDELLSDTSLPSRAFLLENQNSSGRPTEGPLRDSRGSPRKTRESKQVSGLVFEKNTAAFEGNVSGVYGLRKAAVEAWRAGKSLWADIESGKLVLDKSSENRSGSDPCPHSFSLSGSEFHARNRVMVIPCGLTLWSHITVVGTPRWAHHENEPKIAVLKEGAEAVMVSQFMMELQGLKNVEGEDPPRILHFNPRLKGDWSNKPVIEQNTCYRMQWGLPLRCEGWRSRADEDTVDGQVKCEKWIRDDDDHSEEWKAIWWLNRLIGRTKKVAIDWPYPFAEGRMFVLTVSAGLEGYHISVDGRHVTSFPYRTGFVLEDATGLFLNGDVDVHSIYAASLPTSHPSFAQQMHLEMVTNWKAPPLPYGRVELFIGILSAGNHFAERMAVRKSWMQHKLVKSSRVVARFFVALHGRKEVNVELMKEIEYFGDVVIVPYMDNYDLVVLKTLAICEYGVRAVPAKYIMKCDDDTFVRVDAVLKEVQKARTYRSLYVGNLNYHHKPLRFGKWAVTYEEWPEEDYPTYANGPGYVVSSDVAKFILSEFEKNKLRLFKMEDVSMGMWVEQFNNSRPVKYVHSLKFCQHGCIENYYTAHYQSPRQMICMWEKLQHIGKPQCCNMR